The following is a genomic window from Pyricularia oryzae 70-15 chromosome 5, whole genome shotgun sequence.
ATGTCAACAAAACGCGAAGACCAAGGATGTATCCCAatgaagaccaagacccaAATGTCGAGGATAAGTCTGAGCATCGCGGATGACCTCTGTCAACAAGAGCGTACACTGCTGTCGCTATTTCTCCTGCTTTAGGGCGCTTCCGAAGAGAAAGTATTTGCATGAATGTCACCACTCTGCCATTGTAGGCTCCGAGCGTTCAGTTCATGAACCTCGCTTGACGATTTAACAGCCGGCCGGACCAAGAAATCATCGAGATGCCTGCCTCTAGGGCGCAGAAGACGTTGACAACAGAGACCACAACAGTGATAGTGACGTAACACTCCACTTTGTTCCGACCCTCGGACCTGACGAGGCTGACATTCAAGAAGAGTTTGGCCGCTATACGTCGTCCATAGTGCCGGCGGGCTCCTCATCTTCGTCACCGAAGCTGGCCACGGATGACATGTCGCTGTCGTCCTCGCTCTCATTTCCTGCATCGGCTGCAGCCTCCTTGCTTGCATATCTCTGGACGTACTCTGCTTGGAGGATTAGTATATATACAACAGTGGGGGCAGTTTTCTAGACATAAACCAACCTTTGACCTTGGCTTCGTACGACTTCGGTTCCCTGAGCATCAGTGCAGCTGCTTCACCGTTCAAGGGGTCGGTGGGGTTCGGATACCGGAGTAGCTGTGGCAGAAAAACCTCAAAGATGTTGATCATGTCAAACATGGGCGACCATGTTTGATTTATCACATCCAGACATACTGAGCCAGACCTGGTTTGATGGCGCTAAACGTC
Proteins encoded in this region:
- a CDS encoding ubiquitin-conjugating enzyme E2 8, with amino-acid sequence MSPRRDAAVANSSLSAVQEFYVVFKGPEETPFEGGTWKVHVELPDQYPYKSPSIGFVNRIFHPNIDELSGSVCLDVINQTWSPMFDMINIFEVFLPQLLRYPNPTDPLNGEAAALMLREPKSYEAKVKEYVQRYASKEAAADAGNESEDDSDMSSVASFGDEDEEPAGTMDDV